A stretch of Lathyrus oleraceus cultivar Zhongwan6 chromosome 6, CAAS_Psat_ZW6_1.0, whole genome shotgun sequence DNA encodes these proteins:
- the LOC127092998 gene encoding pentatricopeptide repeat-containing protein At4g02820, mitochondrial, whose protein sequence is MSLRSIGRYLAVARHFSSEAARRNTSTASSSGGGGGGGDTLGRRLLSLVYPKRSAVIAINKWKEEGHTLPSKYQLNRMIRELRKNKRYKHALEVCEWMTLQKDIKLVEGDYAVHLDLITKVRGLNGAEKFFEDLPDKMRGQPTCTALLHAYVQNNLVDKAEALVSKMSECGFMRSPLPYNHMMSLYISKGKIDKVPKLFEELKVNTSPDVVTFNLLLTACASENDVETAERVLLQLKKAKVDPDWVTYSTLTNLYIRNASIKDDCLEKAASTLKEMEKRTWRKTRAAYSSLLSLHANMGNVDEVNRIWKKMKDCFRKMSDEEYICMISSLVKLGDFAGVENLYREWESVSGTNDVRVSNLLLTSYVDQGQMEMAEIFCNQLVEKGVCLTYTTWELLTRGYLKKSDVKNFLYYFRKAISSVKTWIPDPLLVQEAFTVMREQVHIEGAEQLLVILRDAGHVNTNIYNLFLKTYAAAGKMPLIVAERMKKDNVQLDEETHRLLDLTSKMCVSDVSGILS, encoded by the exons ATGTCGCTTCGTTCCATCGGAAGATATCTCGCAGTCGCTCGCCACTTCTCTTCAGAAGCGGCACGAAGAAACACCTCCACCGCCAGCTCCAGCGGCGGCGGTGGCGGTGGCGGAGACACGCTAGGACGTAGGCTTCTCAGCCTTGTGTATCCAAAACGAAGCGCAGTCATCGCAATCAACAAATGGAAGGAAGAAGGCCACACACTCCCTTCCAAGTACCAGCTCAATCGCATGATTCGCGAACTCCGCAAGAACAAGCGCTACAAACACGCGCTCGAG GTATGTGAATGGATGACATTGCAAAAGGATATCAAGCTAGTGGAAGGAGACTATGCTGTTCACTTGGACTTGATAACCAAAGTTCGCGGTTTAAACGGTGCAGAAAAATTCTTTGAGGATCTTCCTGATAAGATGAGAGGCCAACCAACCTGCACCGCTCTTCTCCATGCCTATGTCCAAAATAATTTGGTTGATAAAGCTGAGGCGCTTGTGTCAAAAATGTCGGAATGTGGTTTCATGCGAAGTCCTTTGCCTTATAATCACATGATGTCTCTCTACATCTCGAAAGGGAAGATAGATAAGGTTCCTAAACTTTTTGAGGAACTAAAGGTTAATACTTCTCCTGATGTTGTTACCTTCAATTTATTGTTAACTGCATGTGCTTCGGAAAACGACGTCGAAACTGCAGAAAGGGTACTGCTTCAGTTAAAGAAGGCAAAAGTAGACCCGGACTGGGTAACGTATAGTACTTTGACCAATTTGTACATAAGAAATGCTAGCATAAAGGATGATTGCCTAGAGAAGGCAGCATCTACTTTGAAAGAGATGGAGAAGAGAACCTGGCGGAAAACTCGAGCTGCATATTCCTCTCTCCTGAGTTTGCATGCAAACATGGGGAATGTGGATGAAGTTAATCGGATATGGAAGAAAATGAAGGATTGCTTTCGCAAAATGAGTGACGAAGAGTACATTTGCATGATATCATCACTTGTGAAACTTGGAGACTTCGCCGGAGTTGAGAATCTCTATAGAGAGTGGGAATCTGTTTCTGGTACCAATGATGTCAGAGTTTCAAACTTACTTCTTACTTCATATGTTGACCAAGGCCAGATGGAAATGGCTGAAATTTTTTGTAATCAGTTAGTGGAAAAGGGTGTCTGTCTTACTTACACGACGTGGGAGCTACTTACGAGGGGGTATTTGAAAAAGAGCGATGTAAAAAACTTTCTGTATTATTTTCGGAAAGCTATATCTAGTGTGAAAACTTGGATTCCTGATCCCTTGTTAGTACAAGAAGCATTCACAGTCATGCGGGAGCAGGTTCATATTGAAGGAGCAGAACAATTGTTGGTTATCCTTCGAGATGCTGGACATGTGAATACTAATATATATAACCTATTTCTGAAAACTTATGCTGCAGCTGGTAAAATGCCTCTCATTGTTGCTGAGAGGATGAAAAAGGACAACGTTCAGTTGGATGAAGAGACACATAGGCTCTTGGATCTAACCAGTAAAATGTGTGTGAGCGATGTTTCTGGGATTCTGTCCTAA